In a genomic window of Maridesulfovibrio ferrireducens:
- a CDS encoding type II toxin-antitoxin system RelE/ParE family toxin, which produces MPRIKWLERAVQDLDSIYEYISQDDPKSAKKVASAILSNVKNLEQHPQIGRAGRVPGTRELIVLKGAYLVAYCCNEDVEILRVLRHIQDWRGVLE; this is translated from the coding sequence TTCAGGATTTGGATTCAATTTACGAATATATAAGCCAAGATGATCCCAAATCAGCTAAGAAAGTAGCTTCGGCTATTTTGAGTAATGTGAAAAATTTAGAGCAGCATCCGCAAATAGGGCGAGCAGGCAGAGTGCCGGGAACTCGTGAGTTGATTGTGCTTAAAGGTGCGTATCTTGTGGCGTATTGCTGTAATGAAGATGTCGAGATTTTGAGAGTGTTGCGGCATATTCAGGATTGGCGGGGTGTTTTGGAGTAG
- a CDS encoding type II toxin-antitoxin system RelB/DinJ family antitoxin, producing MPAKSSMIHVRVDPVVKAEAAEALSGVGLSLSDAVRILLTRIAKEGGLPAGLTCNQEEHDRWFKAKVQAALEDTSPTIAHSQVMDEAEQLLTTLGRDK from the coding sequence ATGCCAGCAAAATCATCTATGATTCATGTCCGTGTTGATCCGGTTGTAAAGGCCGAGGCCGCAGAAGCTTTGTCAGGAGTGGGACTTAGTCTCTCTGATGCGGTAAGAATTCTTTTAACCAGAATCGCAAAAGAGGGTGGTTTGCCCGCTGGACTTACCTGCAATCAGGAAGAACATGATCGTTGGTTTAAGGCAAAAGTTCAGGCCGCGCTTGAAGATACCAGCCCGACAATTGCACATAGTCAGGTAATGGATGAGGCTGAACAGCTTTTGACCACACTGGGTAGAGATAAATAA
- a CDS encoding type II toxin-antitoxin system RelE/ParE family toxin translates to MLQIHWKADARKDLLSILGFIGNDNPEAARKLKVDLESRVDGLLEFPKAYKSGRVAGTREMVLSANYIVVYAESSDQIIILRILHSARMYP, encoded by the coding sequence ATGTTGCAAATTCATTGGAAAGCCGATGCCAGAAAAGATTTATTGTCTATACTCGGTTTTATCGGGAATGATAATCCAGAGGCCGCTCGCAAACTGAAAGTTGACTTAGAGTCAAGAGTTGATGGATTGCTTGAATTCCCTAAAGCATACAAGTCCGGACGGGTCGCCGGAACTCGTGAGATGGTTCTTTCTGCGAATTATATTGTCGTTTATGCGGAAAGCTCTGATCAGATAATTATTTTGAGAATTTTGCATTCGGCTCGTATGTATCCGTAA